From a single Deltaproteobacteria bacterium genomic region:
- a CDS encoding CYTH domain-containing protein — protein MNREIERKFLVVKPPPELNKYPNHRIEQGYIAVTDDLEVRLRKKGDQYYQTVKSDGGLVRREVEIELSRDQFEALWPMTEGKRIEKTRYEIEYEGFLIELDIYSGNLHGLKVAEVEFKTEDQSKTFIPPDWLGAEVTDDKRYKNKYLSLHGIPDCDIS, from the coding sequence ATGAACCGGGAAATAGAGAGAAAATTTTTAGTAGTTAAGCCGCCTCCGGAACTAAATAAGTATCCGAATCATAGAATAGAGCAGGGCTATATCGCTGTTACGGATGACCTTGAGGTCCGCTTGCGTAAAAAGGGGGATCAATACTATCAAACGGTCAAATCAGACGGCGGGCTTGTCAGAAGAGAGGTCGAAATTGAGCTGAGCCGGGATCAATTCGAGGCTCTCTGGCCCATGACCGAGGGTAAAAGGATAGAGAAAACCCGATATGAGATAGAATATGAGGGATTTTTAATCGAGCTTGACATATATTCAGGCAATCTGCATGGGCTTAAAGTTGCCGAGGTTGAATTCAAAACTGAGGATCAAAGTAAAACCTTTATTCCTCCTGATTGGCTCGGGGCCGAAGTAACGGACGATAAAAGGTATAAAAACAAATATCTTTCTTTACACGGAATTCCTGACTGCGACATATCCTAG
- a CDS encoding AAA family ATPase, protein MKTIALYSMKGGVGKTAAAVNLSYLAALEGSRTLICDLDPQGACSFYFRIKASKNFNSNKFIKGGGNIVKNIRGTDYSNLDLLPSKLSFRNLDLALDDMKKSGTRLRRIFKEVRHDYDYLFLDCPPGISLIAENVFDAANYILVPLVPTTLSVLTYEKLLGFFKKKGFKRKNLYTFFSMVEIRKNLHREIIDNLSSGDNNFLKTLIPYRSDIEKMGIYREPVPATEPGSPSTRIYTELWNEIKGIMNQK, encoded by the coding sequence ATGAAAACAATTGCCCTTTACAGCATGAAAGGCGGGGTAGGTAAAACAGCGGCTGCCGTGAATCTGTCCTATCTGGCCGCGCTTGAAGGCTCTCGCACTCTCATTTGTGACCTCGACCCGCAGGGGGCATGCTCTTTTTATTTTCGGATCAAGGCATCAAAGAACTTTAATTCTAACAAGTTCATCAAGGGAGGGGGGAATATAGTTAAAAATATCAGGGGCACGGACTATTCTAACTTAGACCTCCTTCCTTCAAAGCTATCCTTCCGAAATCTCGACCTGGCGCTCGACGACATGAAGAAATCCGGCACACGTCTCCGCAGGATATTTAAAGAGGTACGTCATGATTACGATTACCTGTTCCTCGACTGTCCCCCGGGCATATCCCTCATTGCTGAGAACGTATTCGACGCTGCGAATTATATTCTGGTGCCTCTCGTCCCGACAACCCTGTCCGTACTCACCTACGAAAAGCTGCTCGGCTTTTTTAAGAAGAAGGGGTTCAAGCGAAAGAATTTATATACGTTCTTTTCCATGGTGGAAATCAGAAAAAACCTGCACAGGGAAATAATCGATAATTTATCCTCCGGCGACAATAACTTTCTTAAAACCCTCATCCCGTACCGCTCGGATATAGAGAAGATGGGAATTTACAGGGAGCCTGTGCCCGCAACCGAGCCGGGCTCGCCCTCGACCCGAATATACACGGAACTGTGGAATGAAATTAAGGGAATAATGAACCAAAAATAG